In Sulfurimonas hongkongensis, the following proteins share a genomic window:
- the pckA gene encoding phosphoenolpyruvate carboxykinase (ATP), which yields MHLRELEELGLQNIGKIHHNLSYDELIQHELDNGECAQTKTGATAVDTGIFTGRSPQDKYFVDRDPSNKYIAWGDVNKKVSAEIFQELLEVAKKQLSGKDIYVTDAFCGASAASKRSVRFVSEIAWQSHFVKNMFIRPTSSELEVFNAEFTVLNACKAVNEKWEEHGLNSEVFVLFDVENNIAIIGGTWYGGEMKKGIFSMMNYWLPLEGKLAMHCSANVGEDGDTALFFGLSGTGKTTLSTDPKRALIGDDEHGWDNHGVFNFEGGCYAKVINLDAKSEPEIYNAIRTNALLENVVMYGEGEVDYEDSSKTENTRVSYPIEHIENHKEDLMAGHPQNIIFLTADAFGILPPVSKLTKEQAMYYFLSGYTAKVAGTERGVTEPVATFSACFGEAFLPLHPTVYANLLGEKIDKHNVHVYLVNTGWTGGGYGVGKRMSIKNTRSCINAILDGTIKDSEFDTIEVFGLQVPKTLGDINPNILNPRNAWSDKKLFDTTRDRLAKMFIENYTKYQTEEHTDFAPYGPKL from the coding sequence ATGCACTTAAGAGAGTTAGAAGAATTAGGATTACAAAATATTGGTAAAATTCATCATAATTTAAGCTATGATGAACTTATACAACATGAACTTGACAACGGTGAGTGTGCTCAGACAAAGACGGGTGCTACTGCGGTTGATACAGGTATCTTTACAGGTCGTAGCCCACAAGATAAGTACTTTGTAGATCGCGATCCATCAAACAAATATATAGCTTGGGGGGACGTAAACAAAAAGGTCTCTGCTGAGATTTTTCAAGAGCTTCTTGAGGTTGCTAAAAAACAACTCTCAGGAAAAGATATTTACGTCACAGATGCTTTTTGTGGTGCCTCTGCAGCATCTAAGAGATCAGTTCGTTTTGTCTCTGAGATAGCATGGCAATCCCACTTTGTAAAAAATATGTTTATCCGCCCAACTAGCTCAGAGTTAGAAGTTTTTAATGCAGAATTTACAGTTCTAAACGCTTGTAAAGCGGTAAATGAAAAATGGGAAGAACATGGTCTAAACTCAGAAGTTTTTGTGCTTTTTGATGTTGAGAATAACATAGCCATTATAGGCGGTACTTGGTATGGTGGTGAGATGAAAAAAGGGATTTTTTCTATGATGAACTACTGGTTGCCACTAGAGGGAAAACTTGCAATGCACTGCTCTGCAAATGTTGGAGAAGATGGAGATACTGCACTCTTCTTTGGGCTTAGCGGAACTGGTAAAACTACACTAAGTACAGATCCAAAACGAGCTCTTATCGGAGATGATGAGCATGGTTGGGATAACCACGGGGTCTTTAACTTTGAGGGTGGATGCTATGCTAAGGTTATAAATCTAGACGCAAAGAGCGAGCCTGAAATATATAATGCTATACGAACCAATGCTCTTTTAGAAAATGTCGTTATGTATGGAGAGGGAGAGGTTGATTATGAAGACAGCTCAAAAACAGAAAATACTCGTGTCTCTTACCCAATAGAACATATAGAGAACCATAAAGAAGACTTGATGGCTGGACACCCGCAAAACATAATTTTCCTAACTGCTGATGCATTTGGGATACTCCCTCCAGTTTCAAAACTTACTAAAGAGCAAGCAATGTACTATTTTTTAAGCGGGTATACTGCAAAAGTAGCTGGGACAGAGAGAGGTGTAACTGAGCCAGTTGCAACTTTCTCAGCTTGTTTTGGGGAGGCTTTTTTGCCACTTCATCCAACAGTTTATGCCAATCTTTTAGGAGAGAAAATAGACAAACACAATGTTCATGTATATCTTGTAAATACTGGTTGGACTGGTGGGGGTTATGGTGTTGGAAAACGCATGAGCATCAAAAATACTCGCTCTTGCATAAATGCTATACTAGATGGAACTATAAAAGATAGTGAGTTTGATACTATTGAAGTCTTTGGGCTTCAAGTTCCAAAAACTCTAGGAGATATAAATCCTAATATCTTAAACCCTCGCAATGCGTGGAGCGATAAAAAACTTTTTGATACTACAAGAGATAGATTAGCAAAAATGTTTATAGAGAACTACACTAAGTACCAGACAGAAGAGCATACAGACTTTGCACCATATGGACCAAAGTTATAG
- a CDS encoding DedA family protein — MEDTFSNLATYGYIGLFLYSLGGGFVAIIGAGVLSFLGEMDLSLSILIAFVANSLGDFLLFYMARYQKSMMMDGLRKHRRKLALAHVLMKKYGSSIIFLQKFVYGIKTLIPIAIGLTKYEFRKFAILNVLSAAVWALAFGLGSYYSGSVLVKVASFIGEKPWIAPIILVVFGGSLWLYMEKATKRK, encoded by the coding sequence TTGGAAGATACATTTAGCAACTTAGCCACATACGGATACATAGGACTTTTTCTCTACTCACTAGGTGGTGGCTTTGTAGCGATTATTGGGGCAGGCGTTCTCTCTTTTTTAGGTGAGATGGATCTCTCTTTGTCTATTTTGATAGCTTTTGTTGCAAACTCTCTAGGAGACTTTTTACTTTTTTATATGGCTCGCTATCAAAAAAGCATGATGATGGATGGACTTAGAAAACATAGAAGAAAGTTAGCTCTAGCTCATGTTTTAATGAAAAAATACGGTTCTTCGATTATATTTTTGCAAAAGTTTGTTTATGGCATAAAGACGCTCATTCCTATTGCTATTGGTCTAACAAAGTATGAGTTTAGGAAATTTGCAATTTTAAATGTTCTTAGTGCTGCAGTTTGGGCCTTAGCATTTGGACTTGGCAGCTACTACTCTGGAAGTGTTTTAGTAAAAGTGGCTTCATTTATTGGCGAAAAACCTTGGATAGCACCTATTATTTTAGTGGTTTTTGGAGGTTCTTTGTGGCTCTATATGGAAAAAGCCACAAAGCGTAAGTAA
- the uvrB gene encoding excinuclease ABC subunit UvrB: MKKEANFKVVSPYQPAGDQPKAIEVLSKSILDGNRYQTLEGVTGSGKTHTMARIIENVKMPTLIMTHNKTLAAQLYSEFREFFPNNHVEYFVSYYDYYQPEAYIPRQDLFIEKDSAINDELERLRLSSTANLLSYDDVIVIASVSANYGLGDPEEYLNMVQSLEVGDEIAQKKLLLRLVEMGYSRNDSYFDSGHIRVNGETMDVYPPYFEQEALRIEFFGDEIEAMYTIDVIDNKKLEEHKRFTIYATSQFSVSQEKMAVAIKRIEEELDDRLAFFQKEGKVVEYQRLKQRVEFDLEMLQTTGMCKGVENYSRLLTNKKPGEAPFTLLDYFAVNHKDYLVIVDESHVSLPQYRGMYAGDRARKEVLVEHGFRLPSALDNRPLKADEYIVKAPFYLFVSATPSEYELELSSVKAEQIIRPTGLLDPILEIKPSDNQVEDIHDEIKKITAKNERVLITVLTKKMAEALTKYLADLGIKVQYMHSDIDTIERNQIIRSLRLGEFDVLIGINLLREGLDLPEVSLVAILDADKEGFLRSETALVQTIGRGARNSNGKVILYANKITGSMQRAIDKTNARREIQEAHNKKHGIVPTTTIRKLDANLKLEDHGGIYQKHKKMDKIPAAERKVIVKELSLKMKQAAKELNFEEAARLRDEITKIKQL; this comes from the coding sequence ATGAAAAAAGAAGCAAATTTTAAAGTCGTATCTCCTTATCAGCCAGCTGGTGATCAGCCAAAAGCTATAGAAGTTTTAAGTAAGTCCATACTAGATGGAAACCGCTACCAAACCCTTGAGGGTGTGACTGGGAGCGGTAAGACTCATACTATGGCGCGTATTATAGAAAACGTGAAAATGCCAACTCTCATCATGACTCATAACAAAACTCTCGCAGCTCAGCTCTATAGTGAGTTTAGAGAGTTTTTTCCAAACAACCATGTGGAGTATTTTGTATCTTACTATGACTACTATCAGCCAGAGGCTTATATCCCAAGGCAAGATCTTTTTATAGAAAAAGATAGTGCTATAAATGATGAGCTTGAGCGTCTAAGACTCTCCTCTACTGCAAATCTTCTCTCTTATGATGATGTCATAGTCATCGCATCAGTCTCTGCAAACTATGGTTTGGGAGACCCAGAGGAGTATCTAAATATGGTTCAATCTCTAGAAGTTGGAGATGAGATAGCTCAAAAAAAGCTTCTTCTTCGTCTCGTTGAGATGGGTTACAGCAGAAACGATAGTTATTTTGATAGCGGTCACATCAGAGTAAATGGCGAGACTATGGATGTTTACCCTCCATACTTTGAGCAAGAAGCTCTGCGTATAGAGTTTTTTGGCGATGAGATAGAGGCTATGTACACTATCGATGTTATAGATAACAAAAAATTAGAGGAGCATAAAAGGTTTACTATCTACGCAACTTCACAGTTTAGTGTCTCTCAAGAGAAGATGGCGGTAGCGATAAAACGTATAGAAGAAGAGTTAGATGATAGGCTTGCATTTTTTCAAAAAGAGGGAAAAGTAGTAGAATACCAAAGGCTAAAACAGAGAGTGGAGTTTGACCTTGAAATGCTACAAACTACAGGAATGTGTAAGGGCGTTGAGAACTACTCAAGACTTCTTACAAACAAAAAACCCGGAGAAGCTCCCTTTACTCTGCTTGACTACTTCGCGGTAAATCACAAAGACTATCTTGTCATTGTAGACGAGTCTCACGTTTCGCTTCCACAGTATCGTGGAATGTACGCAGGAGACAGAGCTAGAAAAGAGGTTTTAGTAGAGCATGGTTTTCGTCTTCCATCAGCGCTAGACAATCGTCCCCTAAAAGCGGATGAGTACATTGTTAAAGCCCCCTTTTACCTCTTTGTATCAGCCACTCCTTCTGAGTATGAGCTCGAACTCTCTAGTGTAAAAGCTGAGCAAATTATCCGCCCTACAGGCTTGCTAGACCCTATCTTAGAGATAAAACCATCTGATAACCAAGTAGAAGACATTCATGATGAGATAAAAAAGATAACTGCAAAAAATGAGAGAGTACTTATAACGGTTTTAACAAAAAAAATGGCAGAAGCACTAACGAAATACTTAGCAGATTTGGGCATCAAAGTTCAGTATATGCACTCAGATATAGACACCATAGAGAGAAACCAAATTATTCGCTCGCTCAGGCTTGGCGAATTTGATGTGCTCATCGGCATCAACCTGCTTCGTGAGGGATTAGACTTACCAGAAGTCTCTCTTGTGGCAATCTTAGATGCGGACAAAGAGGGCTTTTTAAGAAGTGAAACTGCACTTGTTCAAACTATTGGTCGGGGGGCTAGGAACTCAAATGGTAAAGTTATCTTATACGCAAACAAGATAACGGGCTCGATGCAAAGAGCAATTGACAAAACTAATGCAAGACGAGAGATACAAGAAGCACACAATAAAAAACATGGAATCGTCCCAACTACAACCATAAGAAAACTAGATGCTAACCTAAAACTTGAAGATCATGGTGGTATTTACCAAAAGCACAAAAAAATGGATAAAATTCCAGCAGCAGAAAGAAAAGTCATAGTAAAAGAGTTATCTCTAAAGATGAAACAAGCTGCAAAAGAGTTAAACTTTGAAGAAGCAGCAAGACTTCGTGATGAAATCACTAAAATAAAACAACTTTAA